The following coding sequences lie in one Scatophagus argus isolate fScaArg1 chromosome 9, fScaArg1.pri, whole genome shotgun sequence genomic window:
- the hjv gene encoding hemojuvelin isoform X2 → MEPKHTALPWKHCIHLTLLLVQLSLPEVGASCRILRCNSDFVAATLDLGSSGAAGGAPGGAALSREAMNAGYCSALRSYSMCTKRTARACRGDLAYHSAVQGIEDLLIQHRCPRAGPTALPRPLPPGTLSGDACLYERSFSAREGREPEYLHCGVFGDPHVRTFNDDFQTCAVQGAWPLIDNEYLYVQATSSPTRRRTHATALTKITIIFKNWRQCVEQQLYQAELDDVPAAFADGSVTSGERRGQHSLTVRTQSPGRHAEIRAAHIGTLLVVRQSGRSLILSVRAPRSVVEAFGPEQDLQLCVWGCPPSQRLHTPPDSSSSSSAVSAQAHCAALLPVRDVYYQACVFDLITSGDLNSSAAAVSALQDAQNMISDVQSVHLLPVAAALRHQARLDLTLLLLGMLGTLTRA, encoded by the exons ATGGAGCCAAAACACACAGCGTTACCATGGAAACACTGCATCCACCTGACGCTGCTGCTGGTCCAGCTGAGTTTACCTGAAg TCGGAGCTTCCTGTCGTATCCTGAGGTGTAACTCTGACTTCGTGGCTGCGACACTGGACCTGGGCAGCAgcggagcagcaggaggagcaccTGGCGGCGCAGCCCTCAGCAGGGAGGCTATGAACGCTGGTTACTGCAGCGCCCTGCGCTCCTACTCCATGTGCACCAAGCGGACGGCGAGGGCGTGTCGCGGGGACCTGGCCTATCACTCTGCTGTTCAGGGCATCGAGGACCTGCTCATCCAGCACCGCTGCCCCCGGGCGGGGCCCACCGCCCTGCCGCGGCCCCTGCCTCCGGGCACGCTGTCCGGAGACGCCTGCCTCTACGAGAGGAGCTTCTCCGCCAGAGAGGGCCGCGAACCAGAGTACCTGCACTGTGGCGTGTTCGGAGACCCGCACGTTCGAACCTTCAACGACGACTTCCAGACGTGCGCCGTGCAGGGGGCGTGGCCTCTTATAGACAACGAGTACCTGTATGTACAGGCCACCAGCTCGCCAACACGGCGCAGGACGCACGCCACAGCGCTCACTAAG ATCACCATCATCTTTAAGAACTGGCGTCAGTGTGttgagcagcagctctaccAGGCCGAGCTGGACGACGTCCCTGCTGCGTTCGCCGACGGCTCCGTGACCAGCGGCGAGCGGCGAGGTCAGCACAGCCTGACGGTGCGGACTCAGAGTCCTGGCCGACACGCGGAGATCCGAGCGGCTCACATCGGCACGCTGCTGGTGGTGCGTCAGAGCGGCCGTTCGCTCATCCTGTCAGTCCGTGCGCCGCGCAGCGTTGTGGAGGCCTTTGGCCCCGAGCAGGacctgcagctgtgtgtttggggCTGCCCCCCCTCCCAGAGGCTCCACACGCCCCCGGactcctcgtcttcctcctccgcCGTCAGCGCCCAGGCCCACTGCGCTGCGCTGCTTCCTGTCCGAGACGTCTACTACCAGGCCTGTGTGTTTGACCTGATCACCAGCGGAGACCTGAACTCCAGCGCGGCCGCTGTCAGCGCGCTGCAGGACGCCCAAAACATGATCTCTGACGTGCAGAGCGTTCACCTGCTGCCTGTCGCCGCCGCCTTGCGACACCAAGCAAGGCTCGACCTGACGCTGCTTCTGCTGGGCATGCTGGGAACTCTGACCAGAGCTTGA